In Rickettsiella endosymbiont of Aleochara curtula, one genomic interval encodes:
- a CDS encoding NCS2 family permease encodes MIKPKKNLLDTYFNIHARGSTVQREVMAGLTIFLAMLYSVIVIPNMLKLAGFPPLATFITTCLVAAFGSLLMGLWANLPMAIGCAVSLTAFTTFSIVLTQHLSIAVALGAVFWLGILFTLISITGIRAWILRNLPQGVACGIGIGIGLFLLLIAATSIGLIIKNPQQGLPLHLGMFTSFPALMTLLGLAMIFGLERRGVPGAVLWVILFISVLGLWLDPQVKYHGLFAVPHLFNAKTAGLFLHLDIIGALHLSVLPSVLALVMTAVFDATGTIHAVASQAKLLQANQPMKNESRALTADSVSSIFAGLIGASPAAVYIESAAGTAVGGKTGLTATIVGLLFLLTLFISPLAYLVPAYATAPALMYVGLLMLSNVSKLNFADFVDALSGLLCAAFIVLTCNIVTGIMLGFSTLVIGRLCAGEWRQLTPGTVLIAVILVLFYISGSAI; translated from the coding sequence ATGATCAAGCCAAAGAAAAACTTACTAGACACATATTTTAATATTCACGCACGTGGTAGTACTGTGCAGCGGGAAGTGATGGCTGGCTTAACTATTTTTTTGGCCATGCTATATTCTGTGATCGTCATCCCTAATATGTTAAAGCTGGCGGGTTTTCCGCCGTTAGCGACGTTTATTACCACGTGTTTGGTGGCGGCGTTTGGTTCTTTGTTGATGGGATTATGGGCCAATTTACCGATGGCGATAGGTTGTGCGGTTTCGCTTACCGCATTTACGACTTTCAGTATCGTCTTAACTCAACATCTGAGTATTGCTGTGGCTTTAGGTGCGGTGTTTTGGTTAGGGATTTTGTTTACACTCATTTCGATAACCGGAATACGTGCCTGGATTTTGCGTAATTTACCTCAGGGTGTGGCGTGTGGTATTGGGATAGGGATAGGTTTGTTTTTATTATTGATTGCCGCCACCAGCATTGGTTTAATCATTAAAAATCCGCAGCAAGGCTTACCGCTGCATTTAGGCATGTTTACTTCCTTTCCTGCACTGATGACGTTGCTAGGGTTGGCGATGATTTTTGGTTTGGAAAGAAGAGGTGTTCCAGGGGCGGTGCTATGGGTGATCCTATTTATTTCGGTGTTGGGTTTGTGGCTCGATCCACAGGTTAAATATCACGGATTGTTTGCAGTGCCGCATTTATTTAACGCAAAAACCGCAGGGTTATTTTTGCATTTAGATATTATTGGAGCCTTGCATCTTAGCGTATTACCTAGTGTTTTAGCGTTAGTCATGACCGCGGTATTTGATGCTACTGGTACGATACATGCGGTAGCCAGTCAGGCCAAATTGTTACAGGCCAATCAACCGATGAAAAATGAATCGAGAGCTTTAACCGCAGATTCTGTGAGCAGTATTTTTGCGGGTTTAATCGGTGCTTCACCGGCGGCGGTGTACATAGAATCAGCTGCGGGTACAGCCGTAGGCGGGAAAACCGGTTTGACGGCAACCATAGTGGGGCTGTTATTTTTGCTGACGTTATTTATTTCACCTTTGGCTTATTTAGTGCCCGCTTATGCTACGGCGCCGGCTTTAATGTATGTAGGTTTATTGATGCTAAGTAATGTATCCAAACTAAACTTTGCTGATTTTGTCGATGCTTTATCGGGATTATTATGCGCGGCTTTTATTGTATTAACCTGTAATATTGTGACGGGTATTATGCTAGGATTTAGTACTCTGGTAATAGGTCGCCTCTGTGCGGGAGAATGGCGACAGCTCACCCCGGGAACGGTGCTGATTGCAGTGATATTAGTGCTATTTTATATCAGTGGTTCGGCTATTTAA
- a CDS encoding ABC transporter ATP-binding protein/permease, whose protein sequence is MKKSNSHLTFNKQFWLSFWRLLKPYWQSEEKKFAYCLLFLNLFFTFAAVEGNVWLSYCSKNVFNALQNFNKPLIWQNLMLTGMVVTFMLLAYGFAFYVNGLLALRWRQWLTKNTLRNWLANKNYYRFQFLNKKIDNPDQRISEDMDQFTQLTLGITFQVLQSFTLFISFGMILWRTGGHFNIPLGHLNILIPGYLFWAACLFGGLGIWLTNRIGKKLISYNYHQQRYNANFRFALIKFRESRDEIALQRGETSEASQFNGLFEKIYHNFIDIIHLKKHLTFLAMGFNLASIPIATLVAIPLFLSKKIQFGGLTQITMGFGSVVASFTTLMQVYTSLADWNSIIVRLTELNNAIEQANASPNKLIIQEKNYSYHITLKNLNLFLPDGQRLLGPINLCLDLSENYLIKGRSGIGKSSLIRALAGIWPFAEGSIYFPKDKKTFFLSQKTFFPLGTLKDSLIYPNQHSVTNGELKELLRCFGLAKFQTELNEIKSWQQICSPGEQQLMALIRVVINKPDILFLDEATSALDAASQINAYRNLRLLLPHTSLISIGHRADLAQFHSKILLFTQKQPSSLLAGSAPEVV, encoded by the coding sequence ATGAAGAAATCTAATTCGCATTTAACATTTAATAAGCAATTCTGGCTGAGCTTTTGGCGCTTACTGAAGCCTTATTGGCAATCTGAAGAGAAAAAATTCGCCTATTGCTTACTTTTTTTAAATTTATTTTTTACGTTCGCCGCAGTGGAAGGTAATGTATGGTTAAGCTATTGCAGTAAAAATGTCTTTAATGCGTTGCAAAATTTTAATAAACCATTGATTTGGCAAAATTTAATGTTAACCGGCATGGTTGTTACATTCATGCTTTTAGCCTATGGTTTTGCATTTTATGTGAATGGTTTACTTGCTTTACGTTGGCGCCAATGGTTGACAAAAAATACTTTACGCAATTGGTTAGCGAATAAAAATTATTATCGTTTTCAGTTTTTAAATAAAAAAATAGACAACCCCGATCAACGTATCAGTGAAGATATGGATCAATTCACTCAATTGACTTTAGGGATAACGTTTCAAGTTTTGCAATCATTCACGCTTTTTATTTCATTTGGTATGATACTTTGGCGAACTGGCGGCCATTTTAACATCCCGTTAGGGCATCTTAATATTCTAATACCGGGTTATTTATTCTGGGCGGCTTGTTTATTTGGCGGTTTAGGTATATGGCTAACGAATCGCATTGGCAAAAAATTAATAAGCTATAATTACCATCAGCAACGTTATAACGCCAACTTTCGTTTTGCATTGATAAAATTTCGTGAGTCCAGAGATGAGATCGCTTTACAACGCGGAGAAACGTCAGAAGCCAGTCAATTTAATGGTTTGTTTGAGAAAATTTATCATAATTTTATCGATATTATTCATTTAAAAAAACACTTAACCTTTCTCGCTATGGGTTTTAATTTAGCCAGCATTCCCATTGCAACGCTGGTTGCTATACCACTTTTTTTAAGTAAAAAAATACAGTTTGGAGGATTAACGCAAATTACGATGGGATTTGGTAGTGTGGTTGCTTCATTTACTACTTTGATGCAGGTTTATACTTCATTAGCAGATTGGAATTCAATTATTGTGCGTTTAACCGAGTTAAATAACGCTATCGAACAGGCTAATGCATCACCTAACAAACTCATCATTCAAGAAAAAAACTATAGTTATCACATTACGCTTAAAAATTTAAACTTGTTTCTACCAGATGGACAAAGATTGTTAGGTCCTATTAATCTCTGCTTAGATTTAAGCGAGAATTACTTGATAAAAGGCCGCTCAGGTATCGGTAAAAGTTCATTGATTCGTGCACTGGCTGGAATTTGGCCTTTTGCAGAAGGGTCTATTTATTTTCCTAAAGATAAAAAGACTTTTTTTCTTTCACAAAAAACGTTTTTCCCATTAGGAACATTGAAAGATAGTCTTATCTATCCTAATCAACATTCAGTGACGAATGGTGAGTTAAAAGAATTACTCCGATGTTTTGGTTTAGCAAAATTTCAAACTGAATTAAATGAGATTAAGTCTTGGCAGCAAATCTGTTCGCCTGGCGAGCAGCAGTTAATGGCATTGATTAGAGTCGTTATCAATAAACCGGATATCTTATTTCTGGATGAGGCCACATCCGCATTAGATGCAGCTTCGCAAATTAATGCGTATCGAAATTTACGTTTACTTTTACCGCATACTAGTTTGATTAGTATTGGACACAGGGCCGATCTAGCGCAATTTCACAGTAAAATATTACTTTTTACTCAAAAGCAGCCATCATCTTTGTTGGCGGGTAGCGCGCCCGAAGTAGTTTGA